A section of the Osmia lignaria lignaria isolate PbOS001 chromosome 16, iyOsmLign1, whole genome shotgun sequence genome encodes:
- the LOC117600816 gene encoding PRELI domain-containing protein 1, mitochondrial-like isoform X2 yields the protein MKESAEITILPYCWLTVCKSFFKRYPNPYASHVLSEDTVHREIKDGKFLNRRIFCKTTATSLPNWLEKLVKKPQALILEEAIVDLYAKRLISLTKNLEHKKLVIASETTEYIPSYFDPNKTVMTRRTIVRSPLKGLTGRMIEKICHVGAIRNAKQAVQGFLYVLARDNGRTPRGQDIAFS from the exons ATGAAGGAAAGCGCAGAGATAACTATCCTTCCATACTGCTGGTTAACCGTTTgcaaatcatttttcaaacgcTATCCAAATCCGTACGCTTCTCACGTTCTATCAGAAGACACGGTGCATCGAGAGATAAAGGATGGGAAATTTTTAAATCGAAGAATCTTCTGCAAGACTACCGCTACTTCGTTACCCAATTGGCTGGAGAAACTAGTGAAGAAACCTCAG GCACTGATACTAGAGGAGGCTATCGTCGACCTCTACGCGAAACGTTTGATCTCGTTAACGAAGAACCTCGAGCACAAGAAGCTGGTGATCGCATCGGAGACGACCGAGTATATACCCAGCTACTTCGATCCGAATAAAACTGTAATGACACGACGGACAATTGTTCGATCTCCTTTGAAAGGTCTCACGGGTCGAATGATCGAAAAAATTTGTCACGTTGGCGCGATTAGAAACGCTAAGCAAGCGGTGCAG GGATTCTTGTACGTTTTAGCTCGAGACAATGGAAGAACTCCAAGAGGACAGGATATCGCGTTCAGTTAA
- the LOC117600816 gene encoding PRELI domain-containing protein 1, mitochondrial-like isoform X1 has translation MNERFQSMKESAEITILPYCWLTVCKSFFKRYPNPYASHVLSEDTVHREIKDGKFLNRRIFCKTTATSLPNWLEKLVKKPQALILEEAIVDLYAKRLISLTKNLEHKKLVIASETTEYIPSYFDPNKTVMTRRTIVRSPLKGLTGRMIEKICHVGAIRNAKQAVQGFLYVLARDNGRTPRGQDIAFS, from the exons ATGAATGAACGA ttccAGTCAATGAAGGAAAGCGCAGAGATAACTATCCTTCCATACTGCTGGTTAACCGTTTgcaaatcatttttcaaacgcTATCCAAATCCGTACGCTTCTCACGTTCTATCAGAAGACACGGTGCATCGAGAGATAAAGGATGGGAAATTTTTAAATCGAAGAATCTTCTGCAAGACTACCGCTACTTCGTTACCCAATTGGCTGGAGAAACTAGTGAAGAAACCTCAG GCACTGATACTAGAGGAGGCTATCGTCGACCTCTACGCGAAACGTTTGATCTCGTTAACGAAGAACCTCGAGCACAAGAAGCTGGTGATCGCATCGGAGACGACCGAGTATATACCCAGCTACTTCGATCCGAATAAAACTGTAATGACACGACGGACAATTGTTCGATCTCCTTTGAAAGGTCTCACGGGTCGAATGATCGAAAAAATTTGTCACGTTGGCGCGATTAGAAACGCTAAGCAAGCGGTGCAG GGATTCTTGTACGTTTTAGCTCGAGACAATGGAAGAACTCCAAGAGGACAGGATATCGCGTTCAGTTAA